The Haliotis asinina isolate JCU_RB_2024 chromosome 2, JCU_Hal_asi_v2, whole genome shotgun sequence genomic interval GGGGGTATGGGTGGAACTCTTACCCATATTACTTACATTACTGCAATTTCATTAACCAGATAAGGCGTTTCTCTGGTTGTTTCTGGGTGCTGTGATATCACCTAAATGGGGGTACTTTTATTCCATTTGGAGTTTCCTCATAACTGCCGTATTTTACAGTCTTTTTTCTTTGATGATGAAACTGATCCATCTTTCAAAGAGTGCAAAAATTCAAGTGACTTTGCTTTTTGACATGGCTTAAATAATTAATGATCTTTAAGTAGGATGattatgaatatttgtttgattttgcCGCATTAGATTCTTGTTAACGTCAGTATTCAGCATATTTTACTTAACTTTAGATACAGGAAAAAATGCAGATGCCCTAAAATTAGTGTTGAGTAGTGCTCCAGTCACGACAAAGAACCAAAATGTAAAGGTGAGAACTTCTTTTAGTGCCATTTTAGAAGTTAGGGCATACAATGTTGAACAAACTTTATTAATAGcagctttgttttgtttcatgagtgccatgttttgatacagattcttgtaccattgtcatgCTTGCTTGATTCTTGTAGTGATAGCCCTAATCCTCTTCAAACGGACCTGCTTCAAATTACTAATGCTCTGAGCTGAAATGGACCTGGAATGATGTTGAACCAATGTTTAGATTATAACCACTGATTGAGATGTAGGTTATAGTAGATCCCCTTTGCTGGAGACTCAGGTTACCTCACTTTACTTCTGGCTTTGTGTCACTAAATTAGATTTAGTTGTCAGACTTCATGCCATGGTTCATTTCATGTGCCTTTGATTGACTATGTGGTTCGACCCAACCCACTGACTCCCACCCTTGCTGATGTCACACTTGTTCAGATGACAATGACGTGTATTTATAGGAGCGAGCAAGTCAACTTGTGGTCCGGGTGCTGACATCCTTCAAGTCCAGTGAAGTGGAAAAAGCTGTGAAATCACTAGATGCAAGGTCAATAGatgtattgatgaaatatatctACCGTGGGTTTGAGAATCCATCTGAAGGCAGCAGTGCAGTACTTCTTACCTGGCATGAAAAGGTTTGTGAATGCTTTCAGTCAATGaataatgtcattcttttctgCTTTTATGATtctgatggcagtgacactaaatgaattaacagtgaccaccaagtgatggttttattaaatttgcttttgcatgATAACGAatacctcactacaagtaattcagCAACCACTAGTACTTCCTTTTAACACCACAACTCAATTTATTAATTTttatacagggctggttacctGTTAGCTGTCAACAGTTTAAGTTCTCAGCCCTGTGGACTTCCTGGCTTtttgtaggagtttcatacactgcagtATTACTATGAGTTTTTATACTCGTCTGAACCATCTCTCCTGAAAAGATATTATGTTTAGTAAGACTAGCAAATATTAGATCATAGACAGAATTTAACTCCTCTTAATACAATTGGGCTAAACAATACTTGAtagcacctgtgaagatcttggctagagttggtcttcagcaacccatgcttgctcaAAGAGGTACCTAATGATAAGTCAGACTTCATGGATACAtgacatcatatcccaattgcatgaATCAGTGCTCGTTTTggtgatccctggattgtctggtctagactgttattacagactgccgccttatagctggattattgctgaatgtggcgttgaGCAACCAACCAACAAGAAGTAACCATCTAAGAGATATCTGTTACTTGGGAGACAGCCCAGTCAACTGAAACACCACATTCAACCCATTGTCATGTTTCTGGATACCACATCACCCAGTCACATGCATGTGTGCCTGTGTGCCTGTGTGCCTGTGTGCCTGTGTGCCTgtgtggttgaagcattcacttgtcatggtAAAGGTCCAGATTCCtcatgtatgtacgtatgtaccatttctggtatccagcACCATGTTATAAACACAGCAAAAAACCTCAGTAACTCTTCTTGACTTTGTGTTCTATCTGTTGCAGACATTTGCTGTTGGAGGTTTGGGAAGTATAGTCCGAGTAATGACTGACCGGAAGAAAGTCTGAAGGATGTGTCATCTGTCTGTGTCCGATCACTTGTCTGACCATTTGTTAACATACTGTGTATACATCTGCCTGTACTGTACACACTACACAACTAGAGGATTCTACTTGTATAACTTTGAGACATCCTGAAACATGAACAACATAATATTTTTACAGTGGTCTGTTTTGTTATGTTAActtatgaaaaacatttgtAACTTTTACAATTTTGTAGAtcttacagtgtgtgaagttatttcatgaaaataaaacattacaaaattCTGCAAGTTCCATAATTTTCTCATGTTAAGCTTGTTTTTGACAAGTAGAAGACAGGACACAGTTTCAAAAATAGATTATTGCAACATCTTTTTCATTTAGGAACAAAGTACATCTCCAGATTTTCATCTTTTTCCAAACTTAAGTAATTACCCTATCAACAGATACTCACGTAGTGACACTGCACTACAGAGGCAATAGTGCTTTCACACATGTGATAAAATAAAGGTCATATTTACAGTGTAtcctgtcaaaaccagcatctatccaagttgtcaacactggcataaaatctctgTTCAGTctatggcttgtacatttaccatcaatTCTGTagtccagcacattgtctacaCCAGATTTTTTAGTCCCtttgagtgccggtttagacagcctCCACTGTAAATAAGGATCCTGAATTTGCCTAAAAATACCTGCATCAGGTTTTGCTGGTTAGAGTAACACTTTGCCAAAtctgtttttgacattttgattttGGGGCATTTATTAGATTGGAGAAGCAGACATTTCCTTTAGCTTTCACATTATGTTTAGGTTCAATAATCCCTGTGTCTGCACAGTTTGCTTTCAACTATGTATTCCAAGCTAATGAACAAATATAAAGATAGGTAGAAAATGTTAGCATTGTTTACATTATTTGTCACCTGTGGAAGGTGAGATCAGACAGACAAATATATTTCACCATGAATGCTTATGATCATGATGTTCAATTTGTTATATAACATGGGTTTTTATCaccaaataaatatgtaaagtGAAATTAAATTTAATGTTATTGTTCTGTTTTGTCTGAAGTAAACAAATTTCACCATGAGAAAAATGTATGCAGACAACATTCAAGTGGGAAGTAACTTATATAGCAAAATTGTCAATCAATGGAATGACCACAGtagcacattattttccttgacTTTAAGAAACGCGGCTAAGCACTACTTTCAACATATCAGTGTCTATTTTGTACAGTGTTCATGTTCTGTCAAGTaagttatatttactttttaacacTTTGAAGTACAGCAACTGAAATTaatgaaatttgtgtcataatTTTTATGAATTTTAAAGTGTTACAATTTTGAAACCTCTTAACTGAAGCAttgatttgtttttttctgttgcaCATGATTTGAATGATAATTCTTTGATGAACTGATTTGGAGATTTGATTGTTTCAACAAACACTCCCCAGCCAAGTACTATAAAAAATGTGGTGTATTCACTGCTTGGCTTGTATACTCTGAAGATGCCACTATACTGATCACAATATACTCTGGATGTTGCAGGATATATCCATCACATATCACAGGAGCACCATTAAGTCTGATCCGCTCTACTTTGAAGTTCTATCAGCCAAATATATTCCTGCATTGTTCATTGTCCAGACTTTCCAGTATGTTCCTGCATTACCAGGAATGTGAAACTTAGAGTACAATGGAAAAGACAACATTGAAATTCTTTCTATGGAGTACGAAGAGTGTATTCAGACAGACTAGCACCTATCACCATCATATGCTGTCCAGTTAATCACTGTATATTCATCTTTTCCATATATCTGAATAAAAAGATATGTATTAATAGTAAGTCCTGTTTATTGTCAGTCAAGCTTAAAGTATATAGTCATGGAGGCCTTCAGTTGCAGGCCAGTCCACCAGAGGAAATGTAGTTGTACCTCTATTGAACCAGGAGCAATCATATATGAAATCAGTTAAGCAAGCACCACCAGTATATACCGGTGAAAACGGTACAGCAGTGGGacggtgaggtagcccagtAGTTGCACCATTTCTGATACAGCAATGGGacggtgaggtagcccagtAGTTGCACCATTTCTGATACAGCAGTGggacggtgaggtagcctagtagttgcACCATGTCATCAATACGTGTGGAGGGATGTTGTCAGTGCTGTGTCTTTTTGTTAAATCCAAGAGGATGGTACAGAAGGAGGGTCCAAGTCATGACTTAAAGGACTGAAACCCAGACCATCCCCCACTCCAGTAATCTGTAATCTCCAGTAATCTCCAGTCTTCCTTGTACACAGCGTGCAAAATAGATACTGGACTGCTAGCCTGTGCCTGGTGAAAGTCCAGCTGCACCAATAAATCTCCAAAGTCACTGACCCAAGTGACTAGGAAATTTTTATGGGgtcattctgtaaatatatcactctctctgaATTGTTAACTTATAATACACTTGTAAAttatgcaagattatggcctgatcaAAACGTTCATCATATTAGTAGCTTGATGATGAAACCTGTGTTGACCTTCAAATTTCAGGCAAGTGAATTATTTGGTAGGGTAGAAAGTTTCAGCCATAGTTAGACCAAACTTGGAAACTATTTAGCAAATTGCTTGTCCATACCATAATGATGAACTGGATGTAACAGACTGGAAAGGAAGAATACCTTCAAAATACCCCTCATGAGTCACCAGAAGACCTGCCCTATACTAACAAGGATAAACAAGATGATTGTTGGTAATAGTTTATTAGTGAAGGCAGATAAACAAATGGTTTCTTAAAAAATAGTTGAAAAGGTTCCTTGATAAAGAGGATGTCCAGTGAATCTGATGTTATGACATGATTGTCTCTGGTTGTGTACACCGTTCACATTCCAGTTAGATCACAGAGAATAGTTGAATCATTAAGGCAGTATCAGTGAGCAGCAAATCACTTGATGGTCAGGCTGACAGAAGCCAGGCCATTCCACGAAAGTAAAACAGATAACCAACCTCACTCATCCAAAAGACAGAAGGCAACAAACATGACACACTGTATCACTATAACAGTTGCCCTTCGGTCCCTTGCTAGTTGCACTGTTAAGCAAATTTCACTACAAAAGATATACACTGAACAACATAAACCCTCGAGTTAACATGTGCTACTACACAGGTATACTGAATGGCAAaagacatatacatatacatatagaagACATATACATGAACGCTGGCTTTTCTTAGATTATACCTTTTTAAACTTGAGTTTCATTTGCTCTTCAGTATATTTACATTGCTGCTAATCAGACCATACTGAGACCCATACTGTTCTTGATGAAGGAAACAAGTTTGATAAACTCATGATCCTCCAATTACTGACATTAGGACAAGCAGAGT includes:
- the LOC137273116 gene encoding actin-related protein 2/3 complex subunit 5-like protein, whose translation is MSKNTGASKFRRVDVDQYDDDRFQDEDNDVAEQGPNEGEVNTLLTQGKNADALKLVLSSAPVTTKNQNVKERASQLVVRVLTSFKSSEVEKAVKSLDARSIDVLMKYIYRGFENPSEGSSAVLLTWHEKTFAVGGLGSIVRVMTDRKKV